One genomic region from Streptomyces sp. Li-HN-5-11 encodes:
- a CDS encoding YcnI family protein, giving the protein MKASRLAAAGAVAGSAVLALSAPAFAHVTVQPESTPAKGGYTVVDFKVPNERDDASTTKLEVNFPTDHPLSSVLPEPIDGWKIDVTKSTLAKPIEMHGKKITEAVTKVTWTADGTGIEPGYFEKFPVSIGALPDTTDQLVFKALQTYSNKEVVRWIEVPQQGREEPDNPAPVLQLAGASSTGDHHGTSAQDTAADAKTGAQDTAASASASGSSSDTTARVLGVVGIVLGVSGVAYGVLAGRRRTTA; this is encoded by the coding sequence ATGAAGGCTTCTCGTCTCGCCGCCGCCGGTGCCGTCGCGGGCTCGGCCGTCCTCGCCCTGTCCGCACCCGCGTTCGCGCACGTCACCGTGCAGCCGGAGAGCACGCCCGCCAAGGGCGGCTACACGGTCGTCGACTTCAAGGTCCCCAACGAGCGCGACGACGCCTCCACCACCAAGCTCGAGGTCAACTTCCCCACCGACCACCCGCTGTCCTCCGTGCTGCCGGAGCCGATCGACGGCTGGAAGATCGACGTCACCAAGTCCACGCTGGCCAAGCCGATCGAGATGCACGGCAAGAAGATCACCGAGGCCGTCACCAAGGTCACCTGGACCGCCGACGGCACGGGCATCGAGCCGGGCTACTTCGAGAAGTTCCCAGTCTCCATCGGCGCGCTGCCCGACACCACCGACCAGCTCGTCTTCAAGGCGCTCCAGACGTACTCCAACAAGGAAGTCGTCCGCTGGATCGAGGTACCGCAGCAGGGCCGGGAGGAGCCGGACAACCCGGCGCCGGTACTGCAGCTGGCCGGCGCCTCCTCGACCGGCGACCACCATGGCACCAGCGCCCAGGACACCGCCGCCGACGCGAAGACCGGCGCCCAGGACACCGCCGCCTCCGCCTCCGCGTCCGGGAGCTCGAGCGACACCACCGCCCGCGTCCTCGGCGTCGTCGGCATCGTTCTCGGCGTGTCGGGCGTCGCCTACGGCGTGCTCGCCGGCCGTCGGCGCACCACCGCCTGA
- a CDS encoding SCO family protein: MRKKTFAAAVLLAAATMTLSACGSSGDTANKPVAVVTDDTSQKAATVLDQPFEKPDLVLTDTHGKKYDLRKETAGRPTLIYFGYTHCPDECPLTMNNIAVAKKALPKAEQDKLRVVFVTTDPGRDTPVELGKWLKGIDPQFIGLTGDFATIQAGARSLGIAIEPTRKDKNGKLVSEHGTQVIAFSPKTNGGYLLYNDQATVDDYTKDLPKIIKGENP; encoded by the coding sequence ATGCGTAAGAAGACGTTCGCCGCGGCCGTGCTCCTCGCCGCCGCCACGATGACCCTCTCCGCCTGCGGCAGCAGCGGCGACACCGCCAACAAGCCCGTGGCCGTCGTAACGGACGACACCTCGCAGAAGGCCGCCACCGTCCTCGACCAGCCGTTCGAGAAGCCGGACCTGGTGCTCACCGACACGCACGGCAAGAAGTACGACCTCCGCAAGGAGACCGCGGGCCGGCCGACGCTGATCTACTTCGGCTACACCCACTGCCCCGACGAGTGCCCGCTGACCATGAACAACATCGCCGTCGCCAAGAAGGCACTGCCCAAGGCCGAGCAGGACAAGCTGCGCGTGGTGTTCGTGACCACCGACCCGGGCCGCGACACCCCCGTCGAGCTGGGCAAGTGGCTCAAGGGCATCGACCCCCAGTTCATCGGCCTCACCGGCGACTTCGCCACCATCCAGGCCGGCGCGCGCAGTCTCGGCATCGCCATCGAGCCGACGAGGAAGGACAAGAACGGCAAGCTCGTCTCCGAGCACGGCACCCAGGTCATCGCCTTCTCACCCAAGACGAACGGCGGGTACCTGCTGTACAACGACCAGGCCACCGTCGACGACTACACCAAGGACCTCCCCAAGATCATCAAGGGGGAGAACCCGTGA
- a CDS encoding copper chaperone PCu(A)C — MAAAVAATALAGCGGSASGSDDGKPELSVSSAYMPQPVSASMAAGFLTITNKGGATDELTSVTSDDAGDITVHKTVGGAMEEVSTLTVPAHGRLVFRSGGNHLMFDGLKRRPEQGQTVPVQLHFAKSGVLKVEMPVKPATYNPATGH, encoded by the coding sequence ATGGCCGCGGCCGTGGCCGCCACCGCCCTCGCGGGCTGCGGCGGCTCCGCCTCCGGCTCCGACGACGGCAAGCCCGAACTGTCCGTCAGCTCCGCCTACATGCCCCAGCCGGTCTCGGCCTCGATGGCGGCCGGATTCCTGACCATCACCAACAAGGGAGGCGCCACGGACGAGCTGACCTCGGTCACGAGCGACGACGCGGGCGACATCACCGTGCACAAGACGGTCGGAGGGGCCATGGAGGAAGTCAGCACCCTCACCGTCCCCGCCCATGGCCGGCTCGTGTTCAGGAGCGGCGGCAACCACCTGATGTTCGACGGGCTGAAGCGCAGACCCGAACAGGGCCAGACGGTCCCGGTCCAACTGCACTTCGCGAAATCCGGCGTCCTCAAGGTTGAGATGCCGGTCAAGCCGGCCACGTACAACCCCGCGACCGGACACTGA
- a CDS encoding copper resistance protein CopC has protein sequence MSQTITPRVRTLVLLLLAVTGMLLAGAAPASAHAALLGSDPQQGVVVDKAPTEVSLTFSEKVAMNNDSMRVLDPQGKRVDAGKPDNISGTTYSVQLRSGLRDGTYTVAYQVVSADSHPVGGAYTFSIGAPSKTVATGGQAVGSGPVGWLYGFGRYASYAGFIVLAGGAAFVLACWQRGSGVRALQRLVVSGWVTLTAATLALLLLRGSYTTSGKIGDIFDLDLLGQVLQTKTGAALVSRLLLLAAAALFVAVLFGAYDKRDDEEKRDLTFGLAIGGVVVAAGLASSWAMAEHASTGLQPGIAMPVDVIHLLAVAAWLGGLVALLVALFRAPADTPIDTSAVRRFSRVAFGSVLALVATGAYQAWRQVGSWSALTGTRYGQLLLVKIGLVVLLVGIAGISRRWTGRLAETVAAKDVTKTKAGTEQPAKQREPAAAGKGAAGGKSSGGGDARRAAQLARQRAAVDTARQKRLRDADPNRFGLRRSVMAEAAVAVVLLAVTTVLTQTEPGRTVEEAKAATSSSDSSSSTSAGAVTLDMPFDTGGQDGKGVVRLDIDPARVGGNEMHVYVQRPNGRAFDIPEVKVAFTLATKNIGPLPVSPDHIATGHWAASGVQIPMAGDWKVAVTVRTSDIDQTTVTKNAQIG, from the coding sequence TTGTCGCAGACCATCACCCCCCGCGTCCGGACCCTGGTGCTGCTGCTCCTGGCCGTCACCGGCATGCTCCTGGCCGGCGCCGCCCCCGCCTCCGCGCACGCTGCGCTGCTCGGCAGCGACCCCCAGCAGGGGGTGGTGGTCGACAAGGCGCCCACCGAGGTGTCGCTGACCTTCTCCGAGAAGGTCGCCATGAACAACGACTCGATGCGCGTGCTCGACCCCCAGGGCAAGCGCGTCGACGCCGGCAAGCCGGACAACATCAGCGGAACGACCTACTCCGTGCAGTTGCGCAGCGGGCTGCGCGACGGCACCTACACCGTCGCCTACCAGGTGGTGTCGGCCGACAGCCACCCCGTCGGCGGTGCCTACACCTTCTCCATCGGCGCCCCCTCCAAGACCGTCGCGACCGGCGGCCAGGCCGTGGGCAGCGGGCCCGTCGGGTGGCTGTACGGCTTCGGGCGCTACGCCTCGTACGCCGGCTTCATCGTCCTGGCCGGCGGCGCCGCCTTCGTGCTCGCCTGCTGGCAGCGCGGGTCCGGCGTACGGGCCCTGCAGCGGCTCGTCGTCTCCGGCTGGGTCACGCTCACCGCCGCCACCCTCGCCCTGCTGCTCCTGCGCGGCTCCTACACCACCTCCGGGAAGATCGGAGACATCTTCGACCTGGACCTCCTCGGACAGGTCCTGCAGACCAAGACGGGTGCCGCCCTGGTCTCCCGGCTGCTGCTGCTCGCCGCGGCCGCCCTGTTCGTCGCGGTCCTCTTCGGCGCCTACGACAAACGGGACGACGAGGAGAAGCGCGACCTGACCTTCGGACTCGCCATCGGCGGAGTCGTCGTCGCCGCCGGGCTCGCGTCGAGCTGGGCCATGGCCGAGCACGCCTCGACCGGCCTCCAGCCCGGGATCGCGATGCCGGTCGACGTCATCCATCTGCTCGCGGTCGCCGCCTGGCTCGGCGGGCTCGTCGCCCTCCTCGTGGCGCTCTTCCGGGCGCCCGCGGACACCCCGATCGACACCTCGGCCGTACGCCGCTTCTCCCGCGTCGCCTTCGGATCCGTCCTCGCGCTGGTCGCCACCGGGGCCTACCAGGCCTGGCGCCAGGTCGGCTCCTGGTCTGCACTCACCGGCACACGCTACGGACAGCTGCTGCTCGTCAAGATCGGCCTCGTGGTGCTGCTGGTCGGCATCGCGGGCATCTCCCGGCGCTGGACGGGACGGCTGGCGGAGACGGTCGCGGCCAAGGACGTGACAAAGACCAAGGCGGGCACGGAGCAGCCGGCGAAGCAGAGGGAGCCCGCAGCGGCGGGGAAGGGCGCGGCAGGCGGGAAGTCCTCGGGCGGTGGCGATGCCCGGCGGGCCGCCCAGCTCGCCCGGCAGCGGGCCGCCGTCGACACCGCCCGGCAGAAGCGGCTGCGGGACGCCGACCCCAACCGGTTCGGACTGCGCCGCTCCGTCATGGCGGAGGCCGCCGTCGCCGTCGTGCTGCTCGCCGTCACCACCGTACTGACCCAGACCGAGCCGGGCCGCACCGTGGAGGAGGCCAAGGCCGCCACCTCCTCCTCCGATTCCTCGTCCTCGACCTCGGCCGGCGCGGTCACCCTCGACATGCCCTTCGACACCGGCGGCCAGGACGGCAAGGGCGTCGTACGGCTCGACATCGACCCCGCCCGCGTGGGCGGCAACGAGATGCACGTCTACGTGCAGCGGCCCAACGGCCGGGCCTTCGACATCCCGGAGGTCAAGGTCGCCTTCACCCTGGCCACGAAGAACATCGGGCCTCTGCCGGTGTCACCCGACCACATCGCCACCGGGCACTGGGCGGCGAGCGGAGTGCAGATCCCCATGGCCGGCGACTGGAAGGTCGCCGTGACCGTACGGACCTCCGACATCGACCAGACGACCGTCACCAAGAACGCGCAGATCGGCTGA
- the efeB gene encoding iron uptake transporter deferrochelatase/peroxidase subunit, with protein MPDQSTPEAASTGLRQEAVADDVTVKDGISRRRLLGTAGATGLALGVAGAAVGYGAAPAGATPLTSVGSDRIQFHVKHQPGITDALQSRGHLVAFDLAAGTGRTQAAALLRRWSATAERLMAGEPSPHDDTDVARDAGPSSLTITFGFGHSFFDRTGLQKQRPAALDPLPDFSSDQLDKARSNGDLWVQIGANDALVAFHALRAIQKDAGRAARIRWQMNGFNRSPGATAQPMTARNLMGQIDGTRNPKPSDPDFDQRVFVPASSEPAWMANGSYAVVRRIRMLLDDWEKLSLSQQQNVIGRRKSDGAPLSGGTETTAMDLEKTDSQGNLVVPINAHARITRPDQNGGAALLRRPFSYHDGFDADGTPDAGLLFVCWQADPLRGFVPVQRKLDRGDALSQYIRHEASGLFAVPGGAAKGEYVGQRLLEG; from the coding sequence ATGCCCGACCAGTCCACTCCGGAGGCCGCTTCCACCGGGCTTCGCCAGGAGGCCGTAGCGGACGACGTCACCGTCAAGGACGGCATCTCACGCCGACGACTCCTCGGCACCGCCGGCGCCACCGGGCTCGCGCTCGGCGTGGCGGGCGCGGCCGTGGGATACGGCGCGGCGCCCGCCGGAGCCACCCCGCTCACCTCGGTCGGCTCCGACCGGATTCAGTTTCACGTGAAACACCAGCCCGGCATCACCGATGCCCTCCAGTCCCGCGGACACCTCGTCGCCTTCGACCTGGCGGCCGGGACGGGCCGCACCCAGGCCGCCGCGCTGCTGCGCCGCTGGTCGGCGACGGCCGAGCGGCTGATGGCCGGCGAACCTTCCCCGCACGACGACACCGACGTCGCCCGGGACGCGGGCCCCTCGTCACTGACGATCACCTTCGGCTTCGGACACAGTTTCTTCGACCGGACAGGGCTGCAAAAGCAACGCCCGGCGGCCCTCGACCCGCTGCCCGACTTCTCCTCCGACCAGCTCGACAAGGCACGCAGCAACGGCGACCTGTGGGTGCAGATCGGCGCGAACGACGCCCTGGTCGCCTTCCACGCCCTGCGCGCGATCCAGAAGGACGCGGGTCGCGCCGCCCGTATCCGCTGGCAGATGAACGGCTTCAACCGTTCTCCGGGCGCCACCGCCCAGCCCATGACGGCCCGCAACCTCATGGGCCAGATCGACGGCACCCGCAACCCCAAGCCGAGCGACCCCGACTTCGACCAGCGCGTCTTCGTCCCCGCAAGCAGCGAGCCGGCGTGGATGGCGAACGGCTCCTACGCCGTCGTACGCCGCATCCGCATGCTCCTCGACGACTGGGAGAAGCTCTCCCTCAGCCAGCAGCAGAACGTCATCGGGCGCCGCAAGTCCGACGGAGCACCGCTCAGCGGAGGCACCGAGACGACCGCCATGGACCTGGAGAAGACGGACTCCCAGGGCAACCTGGTCGTGCCCATCAACGCCCATGCCCGCATCACCCGCCCCGACCAGAACGGCGGCGCGGCCCTGCTGCGGCGGCCCTTCTCCTACCACGACGGCTTCGACGCCGACGGCACCCCCGACGCGGGCCTGCTGTTCGTCTGCTGGCAGGCGGACCCGCTGCGCGGCTTCGTGCCCGTGCAGCGCAAGCTGGACCGCGGCGACGCGCTGTCGCAGTACATCCGGCACGAGGCGAGCGGGCTGTTCGCGGTGCCGGGCGGGGCGGCGAAGGGGGAGTACGTGGGGCAACGACTGCTGGAAGGGTGA
- the pheA gene encoding prephenate dehydratase, translating to MPASYAYLGPEGTFTEVALRTLPEAATRELVPYVSVQSALDAVRAGEAEAAFVPIENSVEGGITTTLDGLVAGEPLMIYREVLLSITFALLVRPGTQLSDIKTVTAHPAAQPQVRNWLSANLPEATWESAASNADGARLVQEGRYDAAFAGEFAAARYGLEALETGIHDAENAQTRFVLVGRPARPAAPTGADKTSVVLWQRDDHPGGLRDLLGEFASRGINLMLLQSRPTGEGIGNYCFCVDAEGHITDRRMAEALIGLKRICLQVRFLGSYPRADIGVSEVRLPLAGTSDEEFMAAADWVARCQDGRF from the coding sequence ATGCCAGCGAGCTATGCGTATCTCGGCCCCGAGGGCACCTTCACCGAAGTCGCCCTGCGCACCCTTCCCGAGGCGGCCACCCGTGAACTGGTCCCGTACGTGTCCGTGCAGTCGGCCCTGGACGCGGTCCGCGCCGGTGAGGCCGAGGCCGCGTTCGTGCCGATCGAGAACTCCGTCGAGGGCGGCATCACCACCACGCTGGACGGACTGGTCGCGGGCGAACCGCTGATGATCTACCGCGAGGTACTGCTGTCGATCACCTTCGCGCTGCTGGTCAGGCCCGGCACCCAACTGTCGGACATCAAGACGGTCACCGCCCACCCCGCCGCCCAGCCGCAGGTGCGCAACTGGCTGAGCGCGAACCTCCCGGAGGCCACCTGGGAGTCGGCCGCCTCCAACGCGGACGGCGCCCGCCTGGTCCAGGAGGGCCGCTACGACGCCGCGTTCGCGGGCGAGTTCGCGGCCGCGCGGTACGGCCTCGAGGCCCTGGAGACGGGCATCCACGACGCGGAGAACGCGCAGACGCGCTTCGTTCTGGTGGGCCGTCCCGCCCGGCCCGCGGCACCGACCGGTGCGGACAAGACGTCCGTGGTCCTGTGGCAGCGCGACGACCACCCCGGAGGGCTGCGCGACCTGCTGGGCGAGTTCGCCAGCCGCGGCATCAACCTCATGCTGCTGCAGTCCCGCCCGACGGGCGAGGGCATCGGCAACTACTGCTTCTGCGTCGACGCCGAGGGTCACATCACCGACCGCCGGATGGCCGAGGCCCTGATCGGGCTCAAGCGCATCTGTTTGCAGGTGCGCTTCCTGGGCTCGTACCCGCGTGCGGACATCGGCGTGTCGGAGGTACGGCTTCCACTGGCCGGGACGTCGGACGAGGAGTTCATGGCGGCGGCGGACTGGGTTGCGCGCTGCCAGGACGGCCGTTTCTAG
- the serS gene encoding serine--tRNA ligase — protein MIDLRLLREDPDRVRASQRARGEDVALVDSLLSADERRRSSGVRFDELRAEQKQLGKLIPKAAGEEKAELLKRAEQLKADVRAADAERDAADAETQELLLQLGNLVHPDVPVGGEEDFVTLETHGTIRDFAAEGFEPKDHLELGQLLGAIDVERGAKVSGSRFYFLTGAGALLELALVNAAIAQATAAGFTPMLTPALVRPQSMAGTGFLGQAAQDVYHLDKDDLYLVGTSEVPLAAYHMDEIIDAERLPLRYAGFSPCFRREAGSHGKDTRGIFRVHQFDKVEMFSYVAPEESQQEHQRLLEWEKQWLTSLELPFRVIDVASGDLGASASRKFDCEAWIPTQGKYRELTSTSDCTEFQSRRLSIRVRDGKQVKPLATLNGTLCAVPRTIVAILENHQQADGSVRVPEVLRPYLGGREVLEPVTK, from the coding sequence GTGATTGACCTTCGTCTGCTCCGTGAGGACCCCGACCGTGTGCGCGCCTCGCAGCGCGCCCGTGGAGAGGACGTCGCGCTCGTCGACTCCCTCCTGTCTGCCGACGAGCGGCGCAGGTCGTCCGGCGTCCGCTTCGACGAGCTGCGCGCCGAACAGAAGCAGCTCGGCAAGCTCATCCCCAAGGCCGCCGGCGAGGAGAAGGCCGAGCTGCTCAAGCGTGCCGAACAGCTCAAGGCCGATGTCAGGGCGGCCGACGCCGAGCGCGACGCCGCCGACGCCGAGACCCAGGAACTGCTGCTCCAGCTCGGCAACCTCGTCCACCCCGACGTCCCCGTCGGCGGTGAGGAGGACTTCGTCACGCTGGAGACCCACGGCACCATCCGCGACTTCGCCGCCGAGGGTTTCGAGCCCAAGGACCACCTGGAACTCGGGCAGCTCCTCGGCGCGATCGACGTGGAGCGCGGCGCGAAGGTCTCCGGCTCGCGCTTCTACTTCCTCACCGGTGCCGGCGCCCTGCTGGAGCTGGCCCTGGTGAACGCGGCCATCGCCCAGGCAACCGCCGCCGGTTTCACCCCCATGCTCACCCCGGCGCTGGTGCGTCCCCAGTCCATGGCGGGCACCGGCTTCCTCGGTCAGGCGGCCCAGGACGTCTACCACCTCGACAAGGACGACCTGTACCTGGTCGGCACGTCCGAGGTTCCGCTGGCGGCCTACCACATGGACGAGATCATCGACGCCGAGCGCCTGCCGCTGCGCTACGCGGGCTTCTCGCCCTGCTTCCGCCGCGAGGCCGGCTCGCACGGCAAGGACACCCGCGGCATCTTCCGGGTCCACCAGTTCGACAAGGTGGAGATGTTCTCCTACGTCGCGCCGGAGGAGTCGCAGCAGGAGCACCAGCGGTTGCTGGAGTGGGAGAAGCAGTGGCTGACGTCGCTGGAGCTGCCGTTCCGGGTCATCGACGTCGCCTCGGGTGACCTTGGCGCCTCGGCCTCGCGCAAGTTCGACTGCGAGGCGTGGATTCCGACCCAGGGCAAGTACCGGGAGCTGACCTCGACCTCGGACTGCACCGAGTTCCAGTCCCGGCGTCTGTCCATCCGGGTCCGAGACGGCAAGCAGGTGAAGCCGCTGGCCACGCTCAACGGCACGCTGTGCGCGGTGCCGCGCACCATCGTCGCGATTCTGGAGAACCACCAGCAGGCCGACGGCTCCGTGCGCGTGCCGGAGGTACTGCGTCCGTACCTGGGCGGCCGGGAAGTGCTGGAGCCGGTCACCAAGTGA
- a CDS encoding HAD family hydrolase produces the protein MSDASEAGSFPYKLIATDLDGTLLRSDESVSRRTRDALTAATTAGAAHIVVTGRAVPWTRHILDDLGYEGLAVCGQGAQVYDAGTHRLLTSVTLDRQLAGVALAKIESEVGPLHLAASRDGLEGEVLVGPGYAVTGRLPSTPFTDASDLWSAPLNKIYIQHPELSDDELAEAARQAAGGFVTVAMAGEGIVELLPLGLSKATGLSLAARRLGLRATDTIAFGDMPNDIPMFAWASHGVAMANAHEELKAVADEVTSSHEEDGIAVVLERLLG, from the coding sequence GTGAGCGACGCGTCCGAGGCCGGGAGCTTCCCGTACAAGCTGATAGCGACCGACCTGGACGGGACGCTCCTGCGCTCCGACGAGTCGGTCTCGCGGCGCACCCGTGACGCGCTCACCGCCGCCACCACGGCGGGCGCCGCGCACATCGTCGTCACGGGCCGCGCGGTCCCGTGGACCCGGCACATCCTCGACGACCTCGGCTACGAGGGCCTGGCGGTCTGCGGCCAGGGCGCACAGGTGTACGACGCCGGTACGCACCGCCTGCTGACGTCCGTGACCCTGGACCGGCAGCTGGCCGGCGTGGCCCTGGCCAAGATCGAGTCGGAGGTCGGCCCGCTGCATCTGGCGGCGAGCCGCGACGGCCTGGAGGGTGAGGTGCTGGTCGGCCCGGGCTACGCGGTCACCGGCAGGCTCCCGTCCACCCCCTTCACGGACGCGTCCGACCTCTGGTCGGCCCCGCTCAACAAGATCTACATACAGCATCCGGAGCTGTCCGACGACGAGCTCGCGGAAGCCGCCCGCCAGGCCGCGGGCGGCTTCGTCACGGTGGCGATGGCGGGCGAGGGCATCGTCGAGCTGCTGCCGCTGGGCCTTTCGAAGGCGACGGGGCTGTCCCTGGCTGCGCGAAGGCTCGGCCTGAGGGCGACGGACACGATCGCCTTCGGCGACATGCCCAACGACATACCCATGTTCGCCTGGGCTTCCCATGGCGTGGCGATGGCCAACGCCCACGAGGAGCTGAAGGCGGTGGCGGACGAGGTGACGTCCTCCCATGAGGAGGACGGGATCGCGGTGGTGCTGGAGCGGCTGCTCGGATGA
- a CDS encoding ABC transporter permease: MYDPTVARLTYRALLGRRRALILGALPLLLIVIAVVVRALTGADDQTAVNVLGGFALATMVPIIGVIAGTGAIGPEIDDGSVVYLLSKPLKRPTIILTKLIVAIAVTMVFSAVPTLIAGLILNGNGQQVAVAYTVAALVASIAYAALFLLLGTVSRHAVIFGLVYALVWEALFGSLVPGARTLSVQQWSLAVAHKVAGGDLVTSDVGLTTATVLLVAVTVLATWYAGQKLRSLTLAGEE, encoded by the coding sequence ATGTACGACCCCACAGTCGCCCGGCTCACCTACCGGGCCCTGCTCGGCCGACGCCGGGCCCTCATCCTCGGCGCGCTGCCGCTGCTGCTGATCGTGATCGCCGTGGTCGTCCGCGCCCTCACCGGAGCCGACGACCAGACGGCGGTGAACGTCCTCGGCGGGTTCGCGCTCGCCACCATGGTGCCGATCATCGGCGTCATCGCCGGCACCGGCGCGATCGGGCCCGAGATCGACGACGGTTCGGTGGTGTACCTGCTGTCCAAGCCGCTGAAGCGCCCGACGATCATCTTGACCAAGCTGATCGTGGCGATCGCGGTGACCATGGTGTTCTCGGCGGTGCCGACGCTGATCGCCGGGCTGATCCTGAACGGCAACGGGCAGCAGGTCGCCGTTGCCTACACGGTGGCCGCGCTGGTCGCCTCCATCGCCTACGCGGCCCTGTTCCTCCTCCTGGGCACCGTGTCCCGGCACGCGGTGATCTTCGGGCTCGTCTACGCGCTGGTCTGGGAGGCGCTGTTCGGCTCCCTGGTGCCCGGGGCGCGCACGCTGAGCGTCCAGCAGTGGTCGCTGGCCGTGGCGCACAAGGTCGCCGGCGGGGACCTGGTGACCTCCGACGTAGGGCTGACGACGGCGACGGTGCTGCTGGTTGCGGTGACCGTGCTGGCCACCTGGTACGCGGGGCAGAAGCTGCGGTCGCTGACGCTGGCCGGCGAGGAGTGA
- a CDS encoding ABC transporter ATP-binding protein, translating to MTTLSIDHVSRWFGNVVAVNDITMTIGPGVTGLLGPNGAGKSTLINMMGGFLAPSTGSVTLDGQPVWRNEQIYRHIGVVPEREAMYDFLTGREFVVANAELHGLGAKAAQKALATVEMEYAQDRKISTYSKGMRQRVKMASALVHDPSLLLLDEPFNGMDPRQRMQLMDLLRRMGDEGRTVLFSSHILEEVEQLAWHIEVVVAGRHAASGDFRKIRRLMTDRPHRYLVRSSDDRALAAVLIADPSTSGIEVDLAEGALRIQAVDFGRFTALLPRVARDHGIRLHTVSPSDESLESVFSYLVAA from the coding sequence GTGACGACCCTCAGCATCGACCACGTCTCCCGCTGGTTCGGCAACGTGGTCGCCGTCAACGACATCACCATGACGATCGGCCCCGGAGTCACCGGCCTGCTCGGCCCCAACGGCGCCGGCAAGTCCACGCTGATCAACATGATGGGCGGCTTCCTCGCTCCGTCCACCGGCTCCGTCACCCTCGACGGACAGCCCGTGTGGCGCAACGAGCAGATCTACCGGCACATCGGCGTCGTCCCCGAGCGGGAGGCGATGTACGACTTCCTCACCGGCCGCGAGTTCGTCGTCGCCAACGCCGAACTGCACGGCCTGGGCGCCAAGGCGGCGCAGAAGGCGCTGGCCACCGTCGAGATGGAGTACGCGCAGGACCGGAAGATCTCCACGTACTCCAAGGGCATGCGGCAGCGCGTGAAGATGGCCTCCGCCCTCGTCCACGACCCCTCGCTGCTCCTGCTCGACGAGCCGTTCAACGGCATGGACCCTCGCCAGCGCATGCAGCTGATGGACCTGTTGCGGCGCATGGGCGACGAGGGCCGTACGGTGCTGTTCTCCTCGCACATCCTGGAGGAGGTCGAGCAGCTCGCCTGGCACATCGAGGTCGTCGTCGCGGGACGGCACGCGGCCAGCGGCGACTTCCGCAAGATCCGCCGTCTGATGACCGACCGCCCGCACCGCTACCTGGTGCGTTCCAGCGACGACCGCGCGCTCGCAGCCGTGCTGATCGCCGACCCGTCGACGTCCGGCATCGAGGTCGACCTCGCCGAGGGCGCGCTGCGCATCCAGGCCGTCGACTTCGGCCGGTTCACGGCCCTGCTGCCGCGGGTGGCCCGGGACCACGGTATCCGGCTGCACACGGTCTCGCCGTCCGACGAGTCCCTCGAGTCCGTCTTCTCGTATCTGGTCGCGGCGTAG
- a CDS encoding ABC transporter permease: protein MAVEQPMTASVPPSGDQTRIHDIGYRNYDGPRLGRAYARRSLYSQSLRGAYGLGRSVKSKALPMLLFAVMCVPAAIMVAVAVATKAKELPVEYTRYAILMQAVISLYVASQAPQSVSRDLRFKTVPLYFSRPIETADYVRAKYAALASAMFILTGAPLLVLYVGALLAKLDFAHQTKGFAEALVSVALLSLLFAGIGLVISAVTPRRGFGIAAVIAVLIISDGAVSVLQAIADAHGSTSAIPWIGLFSPITLIDGVQSAFLGATSRAPGAVHPTTGEGVVYVLVVLGLIAAAYGLLLRRYKKVGL, encoded by the coding sequence ATGGCAGTTGAGCAGCCCATGACGGCATCGGTACCGCCGTCGGGTGACCAGACCCGCATCCACGACATCGGCTACCGCAACTACGACGGTCCCCGCCTGGGCCGCGCCTACGCCCGCCGCTCGCTGTACTCGCAGTCCCTGCGCGGCGCCTACGGCCTCGGCCGTTCGGTGAAGTCGAAGGCGCTGCCGATGCTGCTCTTCGCGGTGATGTGCGTGCCCGCGGCCATCATGGTCGCCGTCGCGGTCGCCACCAAGGCGAAGGAACTGCCCGTCGAGTACACGCGCTATGCGATCCTGATGCAGGCCGTCATCAGCCTCTACGTCGCCTCGCAGGCACCCCAGTCGGTCTCGCGCGACCTGCGCTTCAAGACCGTGCCGCTGTACTTCTCGCGGCCCATCGAGACCGCCGACTACGTGCGCGCCAAGTACGCGGCGCTGGCCTCGGCGATGTTCATCCTGACCGGCGCACCGCTGCTCGTGCTCTATGTGGGCGCGCTGCTGGCCAAGCTCGACTTCGCCCACCAGACGAAGGGATTCGCCGAGGCGCTCGTGTCCGTGGCACTGCTCTCCCTGCTCTTCGCCGGCATCGGCCTGGTCATCTCCGCCGTCACCCCGCGCCGCGGGTTCGGCATCGCCGCCGTGATCGCCGTGCTGATCATCTCCGACGGCGCGGTCTCCGTGCTCCAGGCCATCGCCGACGCGCACGGCAGCACCAGCGCGATCCCCTGGATCGGCCTCTTCTCGCCCATCACGCTCATCGACGGCGTCCAGTCCGCCTTCCTGGGCGCGACGTCCCGCGCGCCGGGCGCCGTGCACCCGACGACCGGCGAAGGCGTGGTCTACGTCCTCGTCGTCCTCGGCCTCATCGCCGCCGCATACGGCCTCCTCCTGCGCCGCTACAAGAAGGTGGGACTGTGA